The region CGCTTCATCTTCTTGTAGTCGTTGAGCAGCGAGTGATCTTCCGTGAGCTGCTCCATCTTCGCGTCCCGCACGCGGTAGATGCGGCTGTCCCCCACGTGGGCGAGGTAGATGCCGTCTTCCACCGCGAACAGCGCCACCAGGGTGGTGCCCATGCCGCGCTGCTTGGCGTTGCGCTGCGCCGCCTCGTAGATGCGGAGGTTGCAGAGCTTGATGCCGGTGACGAGACGGTTTTCCTCGTAGCCCTTGGTGCGGTCCATCTTGTAGGGCCAGGTCCGCTCGGGATCGTCCGCTGTCGCTGCAAAGAACTCTTGCAGCGTATCGACGGCCATCTTGGATGCGACCTCGCCCGAAGCGTGGCCACCCATGCCATCTGCAACGACATACAGACCGTACTCCGCGAGAATCGCGAAGTTGTCCTCATTGTGAGTACGCTTGCGCCCGACATCCGTCTGGCCAGCGACCTCGATGCGGAGGGGCCGTGACACGCTTATTCCCGCGGTAACCACTCGTGAAACCGAACAAATCCTCCTAACACCTAGGAGCTATGTCAACAACGGGATTCGGCGCGAGCAGAACGCTCGTGGATTTTTCTTCCCGCCGTGGCCC is a window of Polyangiaceae bacterium DNA encoding:
- a CDS encoding Stp1/IreP family PP2C-type Ser/Thr phosphatase, which translates into the protein MSRPLRIEVAGQTDVGRKRTHNEDNFAILAEYGLYVVADGMGGHASGEVASKMAVDTLQEFFAATADDPERTWPYKMDRTKGYEENRLVTGIKLCNLRIYEAAQRNAKQRGMGTTLVALFAVEDGIYLAHVGDSRIYRVRDAKMEQLTEDHSLLNDYKKMKRLTEEEIANFPHKNVIVRALGMKDTVKVDTRFEAPRAGDTMLLCTDGLSGPVTDERILEIIQSAPDLPTATNRLIEAANENGGPDNVTCILARWIE